The following are from one region of the Coffea eugenioides isolate CCC68of chromosome 2, Ceug_1.0, whole genome shotgun sequence genome:
- the LOC113764031 gene encoding probable LRR receptor-like serine/threonine-protein kinase At3g47570 isoform X3: MKKLSHLYFPLGLFLLGSFLSCLAMTTPNITTDQSALLSLKAKITWDPHEILASNWSATSSVCDWRGVTCGSRHRRVTALNISNLGLNGTIPPQMGNLSFLMSLEMSRNNFYGELPHELICLRRLRVLGLGINMLSGSIPSWVGSFRQLQHFSLENNSFTGFIPPSISNMSKLETLNLQFNSLQGAIPMEIGNLNKLKYIEMSRNQLSGSLPPEMFNISTSEIIAFQGNSLSGSLPSSICSRLRGLSRLDLSYNELSGMIPASLSKCSKLRVLQLSYNNFSGVMPEEVGNLTALEELYLSHDNLDGTIPMEIGNLNKLKIVEINNNQLSGSLPMGMFNISSLEVIGLQGNSLSGSLPVGICSRLQGLTSLDLSYNDVSGIIPSSLTECSKLQLLSLYDNHFSGMIPERFGNLTALKGLYLSGNNLHGGIPQELGRLKHLEELAFANNSLTGSIPAQIFNISTLQGLDLTNNKLSGRLPSSTGYGLINLEVLVLFLNEFDGVIPASISNASKLTILDLTRNRFSGPVPNSLGNLRLLRHLGLVENHLTSEPSSRELSFISYLTNCKYLKILGFAENPLHGFLPISVGNLSTSMESFYGYGCGIKGSIPDTIGNLSRLFILNLHGNHLSGPIPSTMKYLQNLQVLDLDDNQLSGSIPDCICRLKRLYQIDLGQNQFCGSIPSCLNNISSLRGIFFAGNLLNSSIPASLWNLTDLLTLNLSYNSLSGSLPYETGNLKVVTLFDLSGNQFIGNIPSSLGGLQNLATLSLAQNKLQGPVPDSLNQMLSLEFLDLSNNNLSGPIPNSLETLLYLKYINLSFNHLRGEIPSSGPFKNFTYESFMSNDDLCGAQRFHVSPCHSPRIHKSSQKKVFHMLGILSGIAATIIALTTAAILLLRCRRKDGISRNTDLLPMGLPKMMSYYELVQATNGYDESNLLGKGSFGSVYKGILTDGTVVAVKVFTLLAEVTSGSFDTECEVLRNLRHRNLTKVIGSCSNLDFKALVFDYKSNGSLEKWLYSHNHCLDLLQRISIMMDVASALEYLHFGYTTPVVHCDLKPSNILLDESMVAHVSDFGMAKFLDEENSVLHTKTLATLGYLAPEYGLEGQVSTRVDVYSFGIVLMETFSRMKPSDEMFKDDLSLKSWIEESLPNATTQVIDANLLGWQDEHFNEKLECISVIFKLALSCCVECP, encoded by the exons ATGAAGAAATTATCTCACTTGTATTTTCCCCTTGGACTCTTCTTGCTAGGTTCTTTCTTATCTTGCTTAGCCATGACCACCCCCAACATTACCACGGATCAATCAGCCCTTCTCTCATTGAAAGCCAAAATCACTTGGGATCCTCACGAAATCTTGGCAAGCAACTGGTCGGCTACTTCCTCAGTTTGTGATTGGAGAGGAGTCACTTGCGGCTCTCGCCACCGCAGAGTCACTGCCCTGAACATCTCCAACTTGGGCCTTAATGGCACAATTCCTCCACAAATGGGGAACCTGTCCTTTCTCATGTCCCTCGAAATGAGCAGGAACAACTTCTACGGAGAACTTCCCCATGAACTGATTTGTTTGCGCAGGTTACGAGTCCTTGGTTTAGGCATTAACATGCTTAGCGGAAGTATTCCCTCTTGGGTTGGTTCCTTCCGACAACTCCAACACTTTTCTCTAGAGAACAACAGCTTTACAGGCTTTATCCCACCTTCTATCTCCAACATGTCAAAGCTAGAGACACTAAATCTGCAGTTTAATTCTCTACAAGGAGCAATACCAATGGAGATTGGGAACCTAAATAAATTGAAGTATATAGAGATGAGCCGGAATCAGCTTTCAGGTTCTTTGCCACCGGAGATGTTCAATATTTCTACATCGGAAATTATTGCTTTTCAAGGTAATAGCCTGTCTGGTAGTCTTCCATCCAGCATATGTTCCCGTCTTCGAGGACTCTCACGGCTCGACCTTTCCTACAACGAATTAAGTGGCATGATACCAGCATCCTTATCCAAATGTTCAAAGCTTCGTGTACTGCAGTTGTCATACAACAACTTTAGTGGGGTGATGCCAGAAGAAGTTGGGAACTTGACGGCACTCGAGGAACTATATCTTAGTCACGACAATTTAGATG GGACAATTCCAATGGAGATTGGGAATCTAAACAAATTGAAGATAGTGGAAATCAACAACAATCAGCTTTCCGGTTCTCTGCCAATGGGGATGTTCAATATTTCCTCGCTGGAAGTTATTGGTTTACAAGGTAATAGCCTATCTGGCAGTCTTCCCGTTGGCATATGTTCCCGTCTTCAAGGGCTCACAAGCCTTGACCTTTCCTACAACGACGTAAGTGGTATTATACCGTCATCGTTGACGGAATGTTCAAAGCTTCAACTACTGTCGTTGTATGACAACCACTTTAGTGGAATGATACCGGAAAGATTTGGGAACTTGACGGCGCTCAAGGGACTATATCTTAGTGGGAACAATTTACACG GTGGTATTCCCCAAGAGCTTGGCCGCCTAAAGCATCTTGAAGAACTTGCTTTTGCCAACAATAGCCTAACTGGATCCATACCAGCCCAAATATTCAACATCTCGACATTGCAAGGACTGGACCTAACGAACAATAAGCTTTCTGGAAGACTTCCGTCATCCACAGGTTATGGATTAATCAACCTTGAAGTGCTTGTTCTCTTTTTGAATGAGTTTGATGGAGTAATACCAGCCTCAATCTCAAATGCGTCCAAGCTTACTATTTTAGACTTGACTCGAAATAGATTCAGCGGTCCAGTTCCAAACTCTCTTGGAAACCTAAGACTTCTAAGACATTTGGGTCTTGTTGAAAATCATTTGACATCTGAACCTTCATCGAGAGAATTGAGCTTTATTAGTTACTTAACAAATTGCAAGTACCTGAAAATATTAGGTTTTGCTGAAAATCCGCTGCACGGTTTTCTTCCGATATCAGTTGGGAATCTCTCAACTTCTATGGAGAGCTTCTATGGATATGGTTGCGGAATCAAGGGAAGCATTCCCGATACAATTGGGAATTTGAGCAGATTATTCATTTTGAATCTACATGGAAATCACCTGAGTGGACCCATTCCCAGCACAATGAAATATTTGCAAAATCTTcaagttttggatttggatgataATCAATTAAGTGGTTCAATCCCAGATTGCATTTGCAGGTTAAAGAGATTGTACCAAATCGATCTGGGGCAAAACCAGTTTTGCGGGTCAATACCATCATGCTTAAATAATATTAGTTCCCTGAGAGGAATTTTCTTTGCTGGGAACTTATTAAACTCAAGCATACCTGCTAGCTTGTGGAACCTCACTGATCTCTTGACGTTGAACCTGTCATATAATTCCTTGAGTGGCTCACTACCTTATGAAACTGGAAATTTGAAGGTAGTAACACTATTTGATTTGTCAGGAAATCAGTTTATTGGGAATATTCCAAGTTCCTTGGGAGGCTTGCAAAATTTAGCAACGCTATCATTAGCACAAAATAAACTTCAGGGACCTGTTCCAGACTCTCTCAATCAAATGTTAAGCTTGGAATTTTTGGATCTATCCAATAATAATCTATCAGGTCCAATACCAAATTCCTTGGAGACACTTTTATATCTCAAATACATTAATCTTTCTTTCAACCACTTAAGAGGAGAAATTCCCTCCAGTGGTCCTTTCAAGAACTTCACATATGAATCATTCATGTCGAATGATGACTTGTGTGGCGCTCAAAGATTTCATGTTTCTCCATGTCATTCTCCTCGGATTCACAAATCCAGTCAGAAGAAAGTATTTCATATGCTAGGCATTCTATCAGGTATTGCAGCAACAATAATTGCTCTTACAACTGCTGCAATTTTACTTTTAAGATGCCGAAGAAAGGATGGGATTTCAAGAAACACTGATTTGTTGCCCATGGGATTGCCAAAAATGATGTCATACTATGAACTTGTGCAAGCAACCAATGGTTATGATGAAAGCAATTTGCTTGGCAAAGGGAGTTTTGGATCTGTATATAAGGGTATTTTGACGGATGGGACAGTTGTAGCTGTGAAAGTTTTCACTTTACTAGCAGAAGTCACTTCCGGGAGTTTTGATACAGAGTGTGAAGTTCTACGCAACCTTCGCCATAGAAACCTTACCAAAGTGATTGGTAGTTGCTCTAACCTGGACTTCAAGGCCTTAGTGTTTGATTATAAGTCTAATGGGAGCCTTGAGAAATGGTTGTACTCCCACAACCATTGCCTGGATCTGCTGCAAAGGATAAGCATAATGATGGATGTTGCTTCCGCATTGGAATATCTCCATTTTGGTTATACAACACCAGTGGTTCACTGCGATCTGAAACCTAGCAACATATTACTCGATGAAAGTATGGTTGCTCATGTGAGTGATT
- the LOC113764031 gene encoding probable LRR receptor-like serine/threonine-protein kinase At3g47570 isoform X4, whose amino-acid sequence MKKLSHLYFPLGLFLLGSFLSCLAMTTPNITTDQSALLSLKAKITWDPHEILASNWSATSSVCDWRGVTCGSRHRRVTALNISNLGLNGTIPPQMGNLSFLMSLEMSRNNFYGELPHELICLRRLRVLGLGINMLSGSIPSWVGSFRQLQHFSLENNSFTGFIPPSISNMSKLETLNLQFNSLQGAIPMEIGNLNKLKYIEMSRNQLSGSLPPEMFNISTSEIIAFQGNSLSGSLPSSICSRLRGLSRLDLSYNELSGMIPASLSKCSKLRVLQLSYNNFSGVMPEEVGNLTALEELYLSHDNLDGTIPMEIGNLNKLKIVEINNNQLSGSLPMGMFNISSLEVIGLQGNSLSGSLPVGICSRLQGLTSLDLSYNDVSGIIPSSLTECSKLQLLSLYDNHFSGMIPERFGNLTALKGLYLSGNNLHGGIPQELGRLKHLEELAFANNSLTGSIPAQIFNISTLQGLDLTNNKLSGRLPSSTGYGLINLEVLVLFLNEFDGVIPASISNASKLTILDLTRNRFSGPVPNSLGNLRLLRHLGLVENHLTSEPSSRELSFISYLTNCKYLKILGFAENPLHGFLPISVGNLSTSMESFYGYGCGIKGSIPDTIGNLSRLFILNLHGNHLSGPIPSTMKYLQNLQVLDLDDNQLSGSIPDCICRLKRLYQIDLGQNQFCGSIPSCLNNISSLRGIFFAGNLLNSSIPASLWNLTDLLTLNLSYNSLSGSLPYETGNLKVVTLFDLSGNQFIGNIPSSLGGLQNLATLSLAQNKLQGPVPDSLNQMLSLEFLDLSNNNLSGPIPNSLETLLYLKYINLSFNHLRGEIPSSGPFKNFTYESFMSNDDLCGAQRFHVSPCHSPRIHKSSQKKVFHMLGILSGIAATIIALTTAAILLLRCRRKDGISRNTDLLPMGLPKMMSYYELVQATNGYDESNLLGKGSFGSVYKGILTDGTVVAVKVFTLLAEVTSGSFDTECEVLRNLRHRNLTKVIGSCSNLDFKALVFDYKSNGSLEKWLYSHNHCLDLLQRISIMMDVASALEYLHFGYTTPVVHCDLKPSNILLDESMVAHVSDFGMAKFLDEENSVLHTKTLATLGYLAPA is encoded by the exons ATGAAGAAATTATCTCACTTGTATTTTCCCCTTGGACTCTTCTTGCTAGGTTCTTTCTTATCTTGCTTAGCCATGACCACCCCCAACATTACCACGGATCAATCAGCCCTTCTCTCATTGAAAGCCAAAATCACTTGGGATCCTCACGAAATCTTGGCAAGCAACTGGTCGGCTACTTCCTCAGTTTGTGATTGGAGAGGAGTCACTTGCGGCTCTCGCCACCGCAGAGTCACTGCCCTGAACATCTCCAACTTGGGCCTTAATGGCACAATTCCTCCACAAATGGGGAACCTGTCCTTTCTCATGTCCCTCGAAATGAGCAGGAACAACTTCTACGGAGAACTTCCCCATGAACTGATTTGTTTGCGCAGGTTACGAGTCCTTGGTTTAGGCATTAACATGCTTAGCGGAAGTATTCCCTCTTGGGTTGGTTCCTTCCGACAACTCCAACACTTTTCTCTAGAGAACAACAGCTTTACAGGCTTTATCCCACCTTCTATCTCCAACATGTCAAAGCTAGAGACACTAAATCTGCAGTTTAATTCTCTACAAGGAGCAATACCAATGGAGATTGGGAACCTAAATAAATTGAAGTATATAGAGATGAGCCGGAATCAGCTTTCAGGTTCTTTGCCACCGGAGATGTTCAATATTTCTACATCGGAAATTATTGCTTTTCAAGGTAATAGCCTGTCTGGTAGTCTTCCATCCAGCATATGTTCCCGTCTTCGAGGACTCTCACGGCTCGACCTTTCCTACAACGAATTAAGTGGCATGATACCAGCATCCTTATCCAAATGTTCAAAGCTTCGTGTACTGCAGTTGTCATACAACAACTTTAGTGGGGTGATGCCAGAAGAAGTTGGGAACTTGACGGCACTCGAGGAACTATATCTTAGTCACGACAATTTAGATG GGACAATTCCAATGGAGATTGGGAATCTAAACAAATTGAAGATAGTGGAAATCAACAACAATCAGCTTTCCGGTTCTCTGCCAATGGGGATGTTCAATATTTCCTCGCTGGAAGTTATTGGTTTACAAGGTAATAGCCTATCTGGCAGTCTTCCCGTTGGCATATGTTCCCGTCTTCAAGGGCTCACAAGCCTTGACCTTTCCTACAACGACGTAAGTGGTATTATACCGTCATCGTTGACGGAATGTTCAAAGCTTCAACTACTGTCGTTGTATGACAACCACTTTAGTGGAATGATACCGGAAAGATTTGGGAACTTGACGGCGCTCAAGGGACTATATCTTAGTGGGAACAATTTACACG GTGGTATTCCCCAAGAGCTTGGCCGCCTAAAGCATCTTGAAGAACTTGCTTTTGCCAACAATAGCCTAACTGGATCCATACCAGCCCAAATATTCAACATCTCGACATTGCAAGGACTGGACCTAACGAACAATAAGCTTTCTGGAAGACTTCCGTCATCCACAGGTTATGGATTAATCAACCTTGAAGTGCTTGTTCTCTTTTTGAATGAGTTTGATGGAGTAATACCAGCCTCAATCTCAAATGCGTCCAAGCTTACTATTTTAGACTTGACTCGAAATAGATTCAGCGGTCCAGTTCCAAACTCTCTTGGAAACCTAAGACTTCTAAGACATTTGGGTCTTGTTGAAAATCATTTGACATCTGAACCTTCATCGAGAGAATTGAGCTTTATTAGTTACTTAACAAATTGCAAGTACCTGAAAATATTAGGTTTTGCTGAAAATCCGCTGCACGGTTTTCTTCCGATATCAGTTGGGAATCTCTCAACTTCTATGGAGAGCTTCTATGGATATGGTTGCGGAATCAAGGGAAGCATTCCCGATACAATTGGGAATTTGAGCAGATTATTCATTTTGAATCTACATGGAAATCACCTGAGTGGACCCATTCCCAGCACAATGAAATATTTGCAAAATCTTcaagttttggatttggatgataATCAATTAAGTGGTTCAATCCCAGATTGCATTTGCAGGTTAAAGAGATTGTACCAAATCGATCTGGGGCAAAACCAGTTTTGCGGGTCAATACCATCATGCTTAAATAATATTAGTTCCCTGAGAGGAATTTTCTTTGCTGGGAACTTATTAAACTCAAGCATACCTGCTAGCTTGTGGAACCTCACTGATCTCTTGACGTTGAACCTGTCATATAATTCCTTGAGTGGCTCACTACCTTATGAAACTGGAAATTTGAAGGTAGTAACACTATTTGATTTGTCAGGAAATCAGTTTATTGGGAATATTCCAAGTTCCTTGGGAGGCTTGCAAAATTTAGCAACGCTATCATTAGCACAAAATAAACTTCAGGGACCTGTTCCAGACTCTCTCAATCAAATGTTAAGCTTGGAATTTTTGGATCTATCCAATAATAATCTATCAGGTCCAATACCAAATTCCTTGGAGACACTTTTATATCTCAAATACATTAATCTTTCTTTCAACCACTTAAGAGGAGAAATTCCCTCCAGTGGTCCTTTCAAGAACTTCACATATGAATCATTCATGTCGAATGATGACTTGTGTGGCGCTCAAAGATTTCATGTTTCTCCATGTCATTCTCCTCGGATTCACAAATCCAGTCAGAAGAAAGTATTTCATATGCTAGGCATTCTATCAGGTATTGCAGCAACAATAATTGCTCTTACAACTGCTGCAATTTTACTTTTAAGATGCCGAAGAAAGGATGGGATTTCAAGAAACACTGATTTGTTGCCCATGGGATTGCCAAAAATGATGTCATACTATGAACTTGTGCAAGCAACCAATGGTTATGATGAAAGCAATTTGCTTGGCAAAGGGAGTTTTGGATCTGTATATAAGGGTATTTTGACGGATGGGACAGTTGTAGCTGTGAAAGTTTTCACTTTACTAGCAGAAGTCACTTCCGGGAGTTTTGATACAGAGTGTGAAGTTCTACGCAACCTTCGCCATAGAAACCTTACCAAAGTGATTGGTAGTTGCTCTAACCTGGACTTCAAGGCCTTAGTGTTTGATTATAAGTCTAATGGGAGCCTTGAGAAATGGTTGTACTCCCACAACCATTGCCTGGATCTGCTGCAAAGGATAAGCATAATGATGGATGTTGCTTCCGCATTGGAATATCTCCATTTTGGTTATACAACACCAGTGGTTCACTGCGATCTGAAACCTAGCAACATATTACTCGATGAAAGTATGGTTGCTCATGTGAGTGATT
- the LOC113760147 gene encoding uncharacterized protein LOC113760147 encodes MDKTWMKISNRKDKAYELGVKNFLKFAYSQKVENQKIPCPCTQCNNFCNQTKTVVEDHLLTQGIRKSYTRWIHHGEQFRHQNCGDSTKHGDGEEDSDTEDLNDMLHDIGTAQWGDNWAGREESTDDSLNANHSDTNNFLKLLEDAKKELYPGNHFYSKLSFVVTLLHLKTMSGWTIKSFNALLEIFSHALPPEATVPKSFADAKKLIRDLGFKSEKIHACVNDCVLFRKENENFDTCPNLNCKEPRYKMAGSRVPRKVLRYFPLKPRLQRLYTHKEIASDMRWHKEKCVHDDNIMRHPADSEAWKHFDRLHPDFAVDPRNVRLGLATDGFNPFGTMISAYSIWPIYLVPYNLPPWKCMRDPFFFLSMLIPGPKSPGNEIDVYMEPLIDELNEMWLGVETYDAYSGKKFDLRAALLWTINDFPAYAMLSGWSTKRYQACPICMVETTCVHLLHRKKLCYTGHRRFLPIDHSWRREKKPFDGNVDFRNPVAPLSGNEILDQVQNMEVNFGKTKAQSNAKKRKRSESGLNWTKKSCFFELPYWADLLLRHNLDLMHVSKNVSEAVIATIMDIENKTKDHWLCRQDLKDLGLKKELHLIPNGDSYIMPHACYSLTKEEKKKIAEFITNYFTVTTEFEQFTHLSLVDELVNLISISGLQAEFRDVSASWFCLIAWFDIQSDRESAIENENCS; translated from the exons ATGGATAAAACTTGGATGAAGATTAGCAATAGGAAGGACAAGGCTTATGAACTCGGAGTCAAAAATTTCCTCAAGTTTGCATATTCtcaaaaagttgaaaatcaGAAAATCCCATGCCCATGTACACAATGCAATAATTTTTGTAACCAAACTAAAACAGTTGTGGAGGATCACTTATTGACTCAAGGCATTCGTAAAAGCTACACAAGATGGATACACCATGGGGAACAATTTCGACACCAAAATTGTGGGGATAGTACTAAACATGGGGATGGAGAGGAGGATAGTGATACTGAAGATTTAAATGACATGTTGCACGATATTGGGACAGCACAATGGGGGGACAATTGGGCTGGTAGGGAAGAATCAACGGATGATAGTCTAAATGCGAATCATAGTGACACAAATAACTTTCTTAAATTGTTAGAAGATGCAAAAAAGGAGCTGTATCCAGGGAATCATTTTTACTCAAAGTTATCCTTTGTAGTCACTTTGCTCCATTTGAAAACAATGAGCGGGTGGACCATAAAGTCCTTCAATgcattgctggaaatttttagCCATGCACTACCTCCTGAAGCCACAGTTCCCAAGTCTTTTGCTGATGCTAAGAAGCTCATTCGAGACTTAGGTTTTAAATCTGAAAAAATCCATGCTTGTGTCAATGATTGTGTTCTCTTCCgcaaggaaaatgaaaattttgacacTTGTCCAAATCTAAATTGTAAAGAACCTCGCTACAAGATGGCAGGTTCAAGAGTTCCACGCAAAGTTTTGCGTTACTTTCCTTTGAAACCTAGGCTGCAACGATTATATACCCACAAAGAAATAGCTTCAGATATGAGATGGCATAAAGAAAAGTGTGTGCATGATGATAACATCATGCGGCATCCAGCAGACAGTGAAGCATGGAAACACTTTGATAGGTTGCATCCGGACTTTGCCGTTGATCCTAGAAATGTGAGGTTAGGTCTTGCAACTGATGGTTTCAATCCTTTTGGGACCATGATTAGTGCTTATAGCATCTGGCCTATTTATCTAGTGCCATACAATCTGCCCCCTTGGAAGTGTATGAGagatcctttctttttcctatcAATGCTAATTCCTGGGCCTAAATCCCCGGGAAATGAGATTGATGTTTACATGGAGCCTCTAATAGATGAACTGAATGAAATGTGGCTTGGTGTTGAAACATATGATGCATATAGTGGCAAGAAATTTGACCTCCGGGCAGCTTTACTATGGACTATAAATGATTTTCCAGCTTATGCAATGCTGTCCGGATGGAGTACGAAAAGGTATCAAGCATGTCCTATTTGCATGGTTGAGACAACTTGCGTACATTTACTACACCGAAAAAAGTTGTGTTACACAGGTCATCGCCGCTTCTTACCCATTGACCATTCTTGGCGGCGAGAAAAAAAACCTTTCGATGGCAATGTGGACTTTAGGAATCCTGTTGCACCTTTATctggaaatgaaattttggatcaGGTACAAAATATGGAGGTAAATTTTGGGAAGACCAAGGCGCAATCCAATGCAAAGAAACGCAAGCGTTCTGAGAGTGGTTTGAACTGGACAAAGAAAAGTTGTTTCTTTGAGTTACCATATTGGGCAGACCTCCTTCTTAGGCATAATTTGGATTTAATGCATGTGTCAAAAAATGTCTCAGAGGCTGTCATTGCCACAATTATGGATATTGAAAACAAAACCAAAGACCACTGGTTGTGTCGTCAAGATTTGAAGGATTTGGGTTTGAAAAAAGAGCTACATTTGATTCCAAATGGCGACTCTTATATCATGCCACATGCCTGTTACAGCCTAACCaaggaggagaaaaaaaaa ATTGCTGAGTTCATTACCAATTACTTCACAGTCACTACTGAGTTCGAACAG TTTACGCATTTGAGTCTGGTTGATGAACTTGTAAATCTGATTAGCATATCAGGACTGCAGGCTGAGTTTCGTGATGTTTCTGCTTCTTGGTTTTGTCTCATTGCCTGGTTTGATATTCAATCTGATAGGGAATCCgcaattgaaaatgaaaattgcagCTAG
- the LOC113760148 gene encoding uncharacterized protein LOC113760148, with protein MDKTWMKISNRKDKAYELGVKNFLKFAYSQKVENQKIPCPCTQCNNFCNQTKTVVEDHLLTQGIRKSYTRWIHHGEQFRHQNCGDSTKHGDGEEDSDTEDLNDMLHDIGTAQWGDNWAGREESTDDSLNANHSDTNNFLKLLEDAKKELYPGNHFYSKLSFVVTLLHLKTMSGWTIKSFNALLEIFSHALPPEATVPKSFADAKKLIRDLGFKSEKIHACVNDCVLFRKENENFDTCPNLNCKEPRYKMAGSRVPRKVLRYFPLKPRLQRLYTHKEIASDMRWHKEKCVHDDNIMRHPADSEAWKHFDRLHPDFAVDPRNVRLGLATDGFNPFGTMISAYSIWPIYLVPYNLPPWKCMRDPFFFLSMLIPGPKSPGNEIDVYMEPLIDELNEMWLGVETYDAYSGKKFDLRAALLWTINDFPAYAMLSGWSTKRYQACPICMVETTCVHLPHRKKLCYTGHRRFLPIDHSWRREKKPFDGNVDFRNHVAPLSGNEILDQVQNMEVNFGKTKAQSNAKKRKRSESGLNWTKKSCFFELPYWADLLLRHNLDLMHVSKNVSEAIIATIMDIENKTKDHWLCRQDLKDLGLKKELHLIPNGDSYIMPHACYSLTKEEKKKVCEFLNSVKYLDGFASNICRCIKNGQFQISGMKSHDFHIFIQRLLLLAIRESLTKEVRQVLFELSEFFKKLCARTLHREVLEELGQKIAVILCKLERLFPPAFFDIMMHLMVHLPTEAILGGPAQYRWMFLFER; from the coding sequence ATGGATAAAACTTGGATGAAGATTAGCAATAGGAAGGACAAGGCTTATGAACTCGGAGTCAAAAATTTCCTCAAGTTTGCATATTCtcaaaaagttgaaaatcaGAAAATCCCATGCCCATGTACACAATGCAATAATTTTTGTAACCAAACTAAAACAGTTGTGGAGGATCACTTATTGACTCAAGGCATTCGTAAAAGCTACACAAGATGGATACACCATGGGGAACAATTTCGACACCAAAATTGTGGGGATAGTACTAAACATGGGGATGGAGAGGAGGATAGTGATACTGAAGATTTAAATGACATGTTGCACGATATTGGGACAGCACAATGGGGGGACAATTGGGCTGGTAGGGAAGAATCAACGGATGATAGTCTAAATGCGAATCATAGTGACACAAATAACTTTCTTAAATTGTTAGAAGATGCAAAAAAGGAGCTGTATCCAGGGAATCATTTTTACTCAAAGTTATCCTTTGTAGTCACTTTGCTCCATTTGAAAACAATGAGCGGGTGGACCATAAAGTCCTTCAATgcattgctggaaatttttagCCATGCACTACCTCCTGAAGCCACAGTTCCCAAGTCTTTTGCTGATGCTAAGAAGCTCATTCGAGACTTAGGTTTTAAATCTGAAAAAATCCATGCTTGTGTCAATGATTGTGTTCTCTTCCgcaaggaaaatgaaaattttgacacTTGTCCAAATCTAAATTGTAAAGAACCTCGCTACAAGATGGCAGGTTCAAGAGTTCCACGCAAAGTTTTGCGTTACTTTCCTTTGAAACCTAGGCTGCAACGATTATATACCCACAAAGAAATAGCTTCAGATATGAGATGGCATAAAGAAAAGTGTGTGCATGATGATAACATCATGCGGCATCCAGCAGACAGTGAAGCATGGAAACACTTTGATAGGTTGCATCCGGACTTTGCCGTTGATCCTAGAAATGTGAGGTTAGGTCTTGCAACTGATGGTTTCAATCCTTTTGGGACCATGATTAGTGCTTATAGCATCTGGCCTATTTATCTAGTGCCATACAATCTGCCCCCTTGGAAGTGTATGAGagatcctttctttttcctatcAATGCTAATTCCTGGGCCTAAATCCCCGGGAAATGAGATTGATGTTTACATGGAGCCTCTAATAGATGAACTGAATGAAATGTGGCTTGGTGTTGAAACATATGATGCATATAGTGGCAAGAAATTTGACCTCCGGGCAGCTTTACTATGGACTATAAATGATTTTCCAGCTTATGCAATGCTGTCCGGATGGAGTACGAAAAGGTATCAAGCATGTCCTATTTGCATGGTTGAGACAACTTGCGTACATTTACCACACCGAAAAAAGTTGTGTTACACAGGTCATCGCCGCTTCTTACCCATTGACCATTCTTGGCGGCGAGAAAAAAAACCTTTCGATGGCAATGTGGACTTTAGGAATCATGTTGCACCTTTATctggaaatgaaattttggatcaGGTACAAAATATGGAGGTAAATTTTGGGAAGACCAAGGCGCAATCCAATGCAAAGAAACGCAAGCGTTCTGAGAGTGGTTTGAACTGGACAAAGAAAAGTTGTTTCTTTGAGTTACCATATTGGGCAGACCTCCTTCTTAGGCATAATTTGGATTTAATGCATGTGTCAAAAAATGTCTCAGAGGCTATCATTGCCACAATTATGGATATTGAAAACAAAACCAAAGACCACTGGTTGTGTCGTCAAGATTTGAAGGATTTGGGTTTGAAAAAAGAGCTACATTTGATTCCAAATGGCGACTCTTATATCATGCCACATGCCTGTTACAGCCTAACCaaggaggagaaaaaaaaagtatgtgAGTTCTTGAATTCTGTCAAATATCTAGATGGGTTTGCCTCAAACATTTGCCGATGTATAAAGAATGGCCAGTTTCAAATTTCTGGAATGAAAAGTCATGACTTCCACATTTTTATACAAAGGCTACTCCTACTTGCAATCCGTGAAAGTTTAACAAAAGAAGTTCGGCAAGTGCTATTCGAGTTAAGTGAATTCTTCAAAAAATTATGTGCTAGAACATTACATAGAGAGGTTCTGGAGGAGTTAGGCCAAAAAATTGCAGTCATCTTATGTAAATTAGAGAGGTTGTTCCCTCCAGCTTTCTTCGATATAATGATGCACTTGATGGTTCACTTGCCTACTGAAGCTATCCTTGGCGGTCCAGCTCAATATCGTTGGATGTTCCTATTTGAGAGGTAG